GCCTCTCAGAGAGAAAAGGAAATCATTAAAATAAGCTAAATTATTCTTTTTAGGGCTATTACTAATTACTGTTGCTTCGTATCTAGAAAAGAACAACGCCATAACAGCATTATGAGTCTTTTCAACAGCTTCTACATCTAAATGGCTAAGGGATTTCTTATAGAATATCCTTATCGGCATATCATTTTTGAACACCAGGGAAGAAGCCATTTGATGTACTTCTTCACTATTCCACAGTGTTGTTTTTGTAAGAGGGTCACCCTCATGAGTTGTCTCATGCAGCTTCCCCTGTTTACAAATGATTCCTGTAAGGGTATCTGTATAGAAACGTTTATTCTCCTCATCGGACATGTAAAACAGTTCGTAAGAACGGTCTCGTTTTACCTCTACGAGGTTATTTAGAAACTTTTCTTCTTCGCCTAGTTCTTCTAATTCACTTTCTACAGCTTCTTCTACTTCATTTTCATTGATAATTTTGTGACTAAGATTAGCTTGAGTCTTATTATAGACCTTGCTTAACTCAGAATAATCATGAACCAGACTCTGATATAATTCGCGTTCTCTACTCTCTAAAAATGAAAATACGTTTTGTACACCAGCGATAAGGAAGTTGGATTCTTGTAGAGCTTTATTTGCCTGACTTTTAGGTTGGGTGCTAGCCTTTTTAAGATAGCTTTCAATATTCTTAAGAGCTTGTTTCATCTCTCCGACAGACTGTTCTTCTTCTTGGGAATCATCTAGTTGTGATTCCTGCACAAAAGAAGGTAGAGAACCGTAAGAAATCTTTTTTAATCTTTCTAAATGCTCCAATGCTTTTTCAAAATTATGACAAGATTTTCTCATATCTACCCCGAGAGGAATCCAAAAAATTAGACTATTATCGTGCGATCGTTTTTCTAGTTTATTATAAAAATAAATTAACTATCAATTAATTTTGAAAGAAAATAGTTATTAGAATAATTAAAACTCTAAACTAAAGAAATTAAAAACAAATAAAAAAATGAAAAATAAAAAGAAGGGAGATAATAAGTAGTTGGGGGGATAATAAGGACTAAAAGTCTGATATCTAATAGGAAACGGAAGAAGAGGGATTCGAACCCCCGGACCCTTTCAGGTCTCCTGTTTTCAAGACAGGTGCATTAAACCGCTCTGCCATTCTTCCTTAAGAAAATTGCTGTAAAAACCTTAGATCGTTTTCACAAAAAAGACGGATATCTGAGATACCATGTTTTAGCATTGTCAATCTCTCAATACCCATGCCAACAGCATACCCTGAATAGATTTCAGGATCAACACCGCTGTTACGTAAAACCTGAGGATGTATCATACCAGCCCCGGCGACTTCCAGCCAACCAGTATGTTTACATAGAGAGCATCCGGCTCCTTGGCATTCACAAGAAACGTCTACCTCTATTCCCGGCTCAACAAAAGGAAAGTAGCTGTGTCGCAGACGCAACTCAATCTTCCTTTCAAAAAAGGTATGGTAAAACTCTGTTAACATAGCTGTCAAGTCAGAAAGTGTCACATTGCGATCAAGATAGAAGGCTTCGACCTGGTGAAAAATCACATGAGAGCGAGCTGAAATATCTTCATTACGGAAACATAGACCTGGAGCTACAACTTTTATAGGTGGTGATTGTTTACTGAGTTCTCTAGCTTGAACATTAGAAGTATGAGTACGTAAAACTGTTTGAGGATCTAGGTAAAATGTATCATGCATTTGCCTAGCAGGATGATCTTCTTCAAAATTTAGTAAAGAAAAGTTATTTTCTTCGCTTTCGATATTTGGGGCTTCGCGAACACAAAATCCTAGATGAACGAAGATATCGACAACATCATCAAGAACCTTTTTTACAATGTGTCTACCACCAAGACACTGTGGTTCTCCAGGCAATGTAATATCCAGCTTATCTTTGAGAAATTCTGCTGATTCTTCGGAAAGAAGAATAGCGTCAC
This window of the Chlamydia sp. BM-2023 genome carries:
- the pheS gene encoding phenylalanine--tRNA ligase subunit alpha, which gives rise to MTIQEELDATKQQFCIELDQVNSSKDLFDLKVRYLGKKGIFRGFAEKLRECPLEGKALLGASINACKTYIEELIQDKSDAILLSEESAEFLKDKLDITLPGEPQCLGGRHIVKKVLDDVVDIFVHLGFCVREAPNIESEENNFSLLNFEEDHPARQMHDTFYLDPQTVLRTHTSNVQARELSKQSPPIKVVAPGLCFRNEDISARSHVIFHQVEAFYLDRNVTLSDLTAMLTEFYHTFFERKIELRLRHSYFPFVEPGIEVDVSCECQGAGCSLCKHTGWLEVAGAGMIHPQVLRNSGVDPEIYSGYAVGMGIERLTMLKHGISDIRLFCENDLRFLQQFS